The Anaerolineae bacterium genome includes a window with the following:
- a CDS encoding alcohol dehydrogenase catalytic domain-containing protein has translation MRALYFIASIPRYVLTKISGSLDKRFFWSALSCLQYGQIPEPSLPSQEWVRVKTTYGGICGSDLGVITLHTSPVLSAISSPVFVLGHENVGVVVEKGEKAGEVELGQRVVVDPTLSCETRGFLDRCPMCKEGKENLCHRVTEGNLAPGLLIGSCQDTGGSWGEYFVAHYSKVYPVPDGVSDEEAVMVEPFAVALHAVWNNFPRDTDTVLIIGGGTIGICTVAALRVLGSKARIIVLYKYPFQADLARHYGADAAVKLGQEEELAHATGAKFLKPLLGAPISLSGPAITFDCVGSRASLDLALRLTGTGGRIVLVGLASIPGRIDWTPVWLKELKIVGTYSYAVEDYEGRRAHTFQMALDFMARKEVELAPLVTHKFRIDDYRKALEWVTGKGRKNLVKAVFDFTPSPAGGAVLQ, from the coding sequence ATGCGAGCCCTCTACTTTATCGCCAGTATTCCCCGCTATGTTCTGACCAAAATCTCAGGAAGTCTGGATAAACGCTTTTTCTGGAGTGCCCTCTCCTGCCTTCAGTACGGCCAAATTCCGGAGCCTTCTTTGCCCTCTCAGGAATGGGTTAGAGTCAAGACCACATACGGGGGAATATGCGGGAGCGACCTTGGAGTTATTACCCTACATACAAGTCCTGTGCTTTCAGCTATTTCATCGCCTGTATTCGTTTTGGGGCATGAAAACGTGGGAGTAGTGGTAGAGAAAGGGGAGAAGGCAGGGGAGGTGGAGCTGGGCCAGAGGGTGGTGGTGGATCCCACTCTTTCCTGTGAGACAAGAGGATTTCTGGACCGCTGTCCCATGTGTAAGGAGGGGAAAGAAAACTTGTGCCACAGGGTTACCGAAGGCAATCTGGCTCCTGGCCTGCTGATAGGAAGCTGCCAGGATACAGGAGGAAGCTGGGGAGAGTATTTTGTAGCCCATTACTCCAAGGTCTACCCAGTCCCCGATGGGGTCAGTGATGAAGAGGCGGTCATGGTGGAACCTTTCGCTGTGGCCCTTCACGCCGTCTGGAACAATTTTCCCAGGGATACGGATACGGTCCTCATCATAGGCGGAGGGACTATAGGGATTTGCACTGTGGCTGCTTTAAGGGTGCTGGGCTCAAAGGCCAGGATCATCGTGCTCTACAAATATCCCTTCCAGGCTGATCTGGCCCGCCACTATGGTGCAGATGCAGCGGTGAAGCTGGGCCAGGAAGAGGAGTTAGCTCACGCAACGGGAGCAAAGTTCCTCAAGCCCCTTCTCGGGGCTCCCATCTCCCTATCCGGACCAGCCATTACCTTTGACTGTGTGGGCTCCAGGGCAAGCCTCGATCTGGCCCTTCGCCTGACAGGGACGGGGGGCAGGATTGTGCTGGTGGGACTGGCTTCCATTCCAGGCAGAATTGACTGGACTCCTGTATGGTTGAAGGAGCTCAAGATAGTGGGGACCTACTCTTACGCTGTGGAGGACTATGAAGGCAGAAGGGCGCATACCTTCCAGATGGCTCTGGATTTCATGGCCCGAAAGGAGGTGGAACTTGCACCTCTTGTAACCCACAAGTTCAGGATTGATGATTACCGGAAAGCTCTGGAGTGGGTGACGGGGAAAGGGCGGAAGAATCTGGTGAAGGCTGTTTTTGATTTTACCCCCTCGCCAGCCGGCGGCGCAGTCCTCCAATGA
- the groL gene encoding chaperonin GroEL (60 kDa chaperone family; promotes refolding of misfolded polypeptides especially under stressful conditions; forms two stacked rings of heptamers to form a barrel-shaped 14mer; ends can be capped by GroES; misfolded proteins enter the barrel where they are refolded when GroES binds): MAAKQLVFSEEARRNLKIGVDTLANAVKVTLGPKGRNVALEKKWGAPTVTHDGVTVAKEIELKDPFQNMGAQLLKEAATKTNDVAGDGTTTATVLAQIMVNEGLKNIAAGANPMLLKRGIEKATKKVVEIIKEMSRELKSKEEIAHVAAISANDREIGNLIAEVMDKVGKDGVITVEEGKGLGFEVEYVEGMQFDRGYISPYFITNPETMEAILEEPFILIHDKKISSATDIVPVLERLVQVGKRELLVIAEDVEGEALATLILNKLRGVINCVAVKAPGFGDRRKRMLEDIAILTGGQVISEELGRKLESVTIADLGRARRVVVSKDDTTIIEGKGDPKQIKGRIEQIKVEIEKTTSDYDREKLQERLAKLAGGVAVIKVGAATEVELKEKKHRVEDALSATRAAVEEGIVPGGGVALLNAQEKLDGIEIEFPDEKTGVEIVRRALEEPARQLAENAGYDGAVVVQEIRRRQKEKNNPNIGFDVLAEDYRDMFEAGIIDPAKVTRAALENAASIAAMILTTEALVSEIPEKEKTPPTPPEY; encoded by the coding sequence ATGGCCGCCAAGCAGCTGGTGTTTTCCGAAGAGGCAAGACGCAACCTTAAAATCGGAGTTGATACTCTGGCTAACGCCGTTAAGGTTACCCTGGGCCCCAAAGGCCGAAACGTAGCCCTGGAAAAGAAATGGGGCGCACCCACGGTCACCCACGACGGGGTAACCGTGGCTAAGGAGATCGAGCTTAAGGATCCATTCCAGAACATGGGGGCCCAACTCCTCAAGGAGGCCGCTACCAAGACCAACGACGTGGCCGGCGATGGTACCACCACTGCCACTGTCCTGGCCCAGATTATGGTCAACGAAGGCCTCAAGAATATCGCTGCTGGGGCTAACCCCATGCTTCTGAAGCGAGGTATTGAAAAGGCCACCAAGAAGGTGGTGGAAATCATTAAGGAGATGTCCAGGGAGCTGAAGAGCAAGGAGGAAATCGCCCACGTGGCCGCTATCTCCGCTAACGACCGGGAAATCGGCAACCTCATCGCTGAGGTGATGGATAAGGTGGGTAAGGACGGTGTCATCACTGTGGAGGAGGGTAAAGGGCTCGGGTTTGAGGTGGAGTACGTAGAGGGTATGCAGTTTGACCGCGGCTATATCTCCCCATACTTCATCACCAATCCTGAGACTATGGAAGCAATCCTTGAAGAGCCTTTTATCCTCATCCACGATAAGAAGATTTCCTCCGCCACCGATATCGTCCCGGTCCTGGAGAGGCTGGTCCAGGTGGGCAAGAGGGAGCTTTTAGTGATCGCTGAGGATGTGGAGGGAGAGGCCCTGGCCACCCTCATTCTCAATAAGCTCCGCGGTGTCATTAACTGTGTGGCGGTGAAGGCTCCCGGCTTCGGCGATAGGCGCAAGAGAATGCTGGAGGATATCGCTATCCTCACCGGTGGCCAGGTTATCTCTGAGGAGCTCGGCCGCAAGCTGGAGAGTGTCACTATCGCTGACCTGGGCCGCGCCCGCAGGGTAGTGGTTTCCAAGGATGATACCACTATTATCGAGGGCAAAGGCGACCCCAAGCAAATTAAGGGGCGCATCGAGCAGATAAAGGTGGAGATTGAGAAGACCACCTCCGATTACGACCGGGAGAAGCTCCAGGAAAGGCTGGCCAAACTCGCTGGCGGGGTCGCTGTCATTAAAGTGGGCGCGGCAACCGAGGTGGAGCTCAAGGAGAAGAAGCACAGGGTTGAAGACGCTCTGAGCGCCACCAGGGCAGCGGTGGAGGAAGGGATCGTGCCCGGCGGCGGTGTGGCCCTCCTCAACGCCCAGGAAAAACTGGACGGAATCGAAATAGAGTTTCCCGATGAGAAGACGGGCGTGGAGATCGTCAGGAGGGCTCTTGAGGAGCCAGCCAGGCAATTGGCCGAAAACGCCGGTTACGATGGAGCTGTGGTGGTTCAGGAGATAAGGCGCCGCCAGAAGGAGAAGAATAACCCCAATATTGGTTTTGATGTCCTGGCGGAGGATTACAGGGATATGTTCGAGGCCGGTATAATCGATCCCGCCAAGGTCACCAGGGCGGCGCTGGAGAACGCTGCCAGCATCGCGGCCATGATCCTGACCACCGAAGCCCTGGTGAGCGAGATCCCCGAGAAAGAGAAGACCCCGCCCACTCCACCCGAGTACTAA
- the groES gene encoding co-chaperone GroES has protein sequence MRLRPLGDRVVVEPIEREERTPSGIILPETAKEKPQEGKVIAVGPGRLNDQGQRIPLDIKEGDRVIFAKYAGTEVKLNDKKYLILRESDIMAVIEE, from the coding sequence ACCGCTCGGCGATAGGGTCGTGGTGGAGCCTATTGAAAGGGAGGAAAGGACTCCTTCCGGAATTATTCTCCCTGAAACGGCTAAGGAGAAACCCCAGGAGGGAAAGGTTATTGCCGTTGGGCCCGGACGCCTCAACGACCAGGGCCAGAGAATACCCCTTGATATAAAAGAGGGCGACCGGGTTATCTTCGCTAAATATGCCGGAACTGAGGTTAAGCTGAACGATAAGAAATACCTTATCCTGAGGGAGTCCGATATTATGGCCGTGATTGAAGAATAA